Sequence from the Burkholderia sp. GAS332 genome:
ATGGTCGCGATGATGCTGCCCTCTCTCGTCCCCATGCTGTGGCGCTACCGCGAGGCCGTCGGCGGGACAGGCGAGACGTGCCTGGGCTGGCTGACGGTGCTGGTGGGCGCGGGGTACTTCTTCGTGTGGACCGCGTTCGGCATGGCCGTCTTTCCACTGGGCGTTGCGCTGGCGGCGCTCGAGATGGAACTGCCCGTGCTGGCGCGTGCGGTTCCGCTTGCGGTCGGTGTGATTGTGTTGATCGCCGGGGCGTTGCAGTTCACTGCGTGGAAGGCACGTCGCCTTGCTTGCTGCCGCAACACACCCGGGCGTTGCCTTATGTTGTCCGCGAACGCCGCCACGGCGTGGCGACACGGCCTGTGCCTCGGCCTCCATTGCAGCTACTGCTGCGCTGGGCTGACGATGATCCTGCTCGTTGCCGGGGTCATGGATTTGCGTGTGATGGCTGCTGTGACGGCGGCTATCACCGTCGAACGTCTTGCCCCGCGTGGCG
This genomic interval carries:
- a CDS encoding Predicted metal-binding membrane protein, whose translation is MSGRLIDARVSQRAFFGVSALLFTVSTAVTIVGGASMSAMGEMPMPGGWTMSMAWMRMCGQTWPGVAASFLGMWVVMMVAMMLPSLVPMLWRYREAVGGTGETCLGWLTVLVGAGYFFVWTAFGMAVFPLGVALAALEMELPVLARAVPLAVGVIVLIAGALQFTAWKARRLACCRNTPGRCLMLSANAATAWRHGLCLGLHCSYCCAGLTMILLVAGVMDLRVMAAVTAAITVERLAPRGERMARVVGAGIVGAGVLLMARAVGLG